In Trifolium pratense cultivar HEN17-A07 linkage group LG7, ARS_RC_1.1, whole genome shotgun sequence, a genomic segment contains:
- the LOC123896610 gene encoding FRIGIDA-like protein 5, which yields MDVKDSDKPNFCVTTTLPVKRLFDNNNSLRGSMKKSKVSPTLNDDDDDYDDDDDVPIFARIKMPVMWTDKSFSILKEELALVENSFEECRRMSEIEEKRLKSIKRDIEECSKELENKKKEISCVERINEARKKMQGKVEECFKDFVAKEGQVRLMEDLIGERKQELNTKEMELRQVLDNISKHKHFERQVTQLVNGLVSKQNHFESQLKELKAKEEQYQGKFKEHQSKESKFEGRVKELESEKKHFESRLKELESKEKQFKEQMKELLSNNEEFKGQVKEFELKEEELISQKKQFENQVEDFKLKEKQFEGRWKELESKENKFKVKVNELKLKEKQFEGQEEEFVTSYMDNELSPTIDDGTSFQLLPRDKTEILANLRESSDPAKVVLDVIQNPFIPRCKMGDNAVIIDDRHIYLLEQLMRISPNIKPCVREDALKLALDLKANMKENTENSLVVLGFLLLLSIYGLVSYFDEDEVLELFAFVAQHKIAVQLFGSLGFAKKVSDFMENLVKRKQFDSTVHVTWLRRINKF from the exons ATGGATGTTAAGGACTCTGATAAGCCAAATTTTTGTGTTACTACTACACTGCCGGTTAAGAGGCTATTCGATAACAACAATTCCTTGCGCGGTTCGATGAAGAAATCAAAGGTATCCCCAACActaaatgatgatgatgatgattatgacgatgatgatgatgttcctATTTTCGCGAGAATTAAAATGCCGGTCATGTGGACTGATAAATCATTTTCCATACTCAAGGAAGAACTTGCATTGGTAGAAAACTCATTTGAGGAATGCAGAAGAATGAGTGAAATAGAAGAGAAGAGATTGAAGTCCATAAAGAGGGATATTGAGGAGTGTTCCAAAGAGcttgaaaataagaaaaaggaAATTAGTTGTGTTGAAAGAATTAACGAAGCTCGCAAGAAAATGCAGGGGAAAGTTGAGGAATGTTTCAAGGATTTTGTAGCAAAGGAAGGGCAGGTTCGTTTGATGGAAGACTTGATTGGAGAGCGTAAGCAAGAGCTCAATACGAAAGAGATGGAACTTCGTCAAGTCTTGGATAATATTTCGAAACATAAGCATTTTGAAAGACAAGTGACGCAGTTGGTGAATGGTTTGGTATCAAAACAGAATCATTTCGAAAGCCAACTGAAAGAGCTTAAGGCAAAAGAGGAGCAATATCAAGGCAAATTCAAGGAGCATCAGTCGAAGGAGAGTAAGTTTGAAGGTCGAGTGAAAGAGTTGGAATCGGAAAAGAAGCATTTTGAGAGTCGACTGAAGGAGCTtgaatcaaaagaaaaacaattcaaAGAACAAATGAAAGAGTTACTGTCGAACAATGAGGAATTTAAAGGTCAAGTGAAGGAGTTTGAATTGAAAGAGGAGGAGCTAATATCACAAAAGAAGCAATTTGAAAACCAAGTTGAGGACTTCAAATTAAAAGAGAAGCAATTTGAAGGACGATGGAAAGAACTTGAGTCAAAAGAGAATAAATTCAAAGTAAAGGTGAATGAGCTAAAGTTAAAAGAGAAGCAGTTTGAAGGACAG GAAGAAGAATTCG TTACATCTTACATGGATAATGAATTAAGTCCTACCATTGATGATGGAACAAGTTTTCAGTTGCTCCCAAGAGACAAAACTGAAATTCTAGCTAATCTGCGAGAATCATCAGATCCAGCTAAAGTGGTTTTGGATGTAATACAGAACCCCTTTATTCCACGGTGTAAGATGGGAGACAATGCTGTGATTATTGACGATAGACACATCTATCTGCTAGAACAACTGATGAGAATCTCACCAAATATTAAACCTTGTGTAAGAGAAGATGCATTGAAGCTAGCACTAGATTTGAAAGCTAACATGAAAGAAAATACTGAAAATTCTTTGGTGGTTCTCGGTTTTCTACTGCTTTTGTCGATTTATGGATTGGTTAGTTATTTCGATGAAGATGAAGTCTTGGAGCTTTTTGCATTTGTTGCTCAGCACAAGATAGCTGTGCAGCTGTTTGGGTCCCTTGGTTTTGCAAAGAAAGTTTCTG ATTTTATGGAGAATCTTGTCAAGAGGAAGCAATTTGATTCGACTGTGCATGTTACTTGGCTGAGAAGAATCAACAAGTTTTAG
- the LOC123893965 gene encoding interaptin-like, which produces MDGQGSNKLIFSGGDDDGNLNLKMVASCEKNIRRSASCEDFCKRSTTTLPVKRVFDHNNSLCGSRKKSKVFLYDYDDDGGGGGDDDDVSIFSRNKRPVMSTDESFSLLKEKLALVENSFEECKQMRRVGKMRLKSIKRDIEECSKELENKKKEISCVERINEARKKMEEKVEECLEDFVAKEGQLHLMDDLIGECKQELKTKELELRQVLDNISKHKHFERQMTQLLNDLVSKQNQLKSKENQHEGRVKEHESKEREFEGRVKELESEKKQFERQVQELESKDNHLVCQMKEFVSEKREFERQMEQLVLKQKNFESRMKEFELKEGQLEGRLKEHELNERKFKGQVNDLASKQNHYKSRMKELESKEKQHEDRVMELESKKKQLERDMEEFKLKVKPLKEQVMELASKEKQLDGQVKELESKKKLFESQVKELESKENQLVGQMKEFASKEREFEGRMKEQVLKLKHFENHFESRMSELESKEKQLEGRLKENESNEREFKGQVKELESKKKHFESQMKELESKQKKHEGQVKEHESKERKFEGQVKELQSKTKQVESQVKDLLSKENHFKSRIKDLELNEKKHEGRVKEHESKDNLLVCQMKKFESKEREFECQMKEQVLKQKLFESRMNELESKEEKLEGQMKELEFQKKLFEIRMKELESIDNQLAERVKEFELEKKHFESRQKELESKENQFEEQMKVFQSKEEEFKGQVKVFESTEEEFKGRVKELETKKKQFLNQVEAYKSKEKQFKERWKELESKENKFKIQIKELKLKEKQFEGQVKVPESKLDKFDGQLKQSELTEKQHEPLIKYFDEENELVTSYMDNAFSPTIDDGTSLETDILANLRESSDPAKIVLDIIQNPTIPPCKNGDNVVIIYECHIFLLEQLMRISPKPNIKPCVREGALKLALDLKANMKENTENSLTILGFLLLLSIYGLVTYFNKDEVLELFAFVDQHKIAVELFGTFRFCK; this is translated from the exons ATGGATGGTCAGGGTTCTAATAAGCTAATTTTTagtggtggtgatgatgatggtaacttaaatttgaaaatggtTGCATCGTGCGAGAAAAATATACGGCGTTCAGCTTCTTGTGAAGACTTTTGTAAGAGGAGTACTACTACACTGCCGGTTAAGAGGGTGTTTGATCACAACAATTCCTTGTGTGGTTCGAGGAAGAAATCTAAGGTGTTTctttatgattatgatgatgatggtggtggtggtggtgatgacgACGATGTTTCTATTTTCTCTAGAAATAAAAGGCCTGTCATGTCAACTGATGAATCATTTTCCTTACTCAAGGAAAAACTTGCATTGGTAGAAAACTCGTTTGAGGAATGCAAACAGATGAGACGAGTAGGAAAGATGAGATTGAAGTCCATAAAGAGGGATATTGAGGAGTGTTCCAAAGAGcttgaaaataagaaaaaggaAATTAGTTGTGTTGAAAGAATTAACGAAGCTCGCAAGAAAATGGAGGAAAAAGTTGAGGAATGTCTCGAGGATTTTGTAGCAAAGGAAGGGCAGCTCCATTTGATGGACGACTTGATTGGAGAGTGCAAGCAAGAGCTCAAGACAAAAGAGTTGGAACTTCGTCAAGTCTTGGATAACATTTCAAAACATAAGCATTTCGAAAGGCAAATGACACAGCTGTTGAATGATCTGGTATCAAAACAGAACCAGCTTAAGTCAAAAGAGAATCAACATGAAGGCCGGGTGAAGGAGCATGAATCAAAAGAGAGAGAATTTGAAGGGCGAGTGAAAGAGCTGGAATCTGAAAAGAAGCAATTTGAAAGACAAGTGCAGGAGTTAGAGTCAAAAGATAATCATCTTGTATGCCAAATGAAGGAGTTTGTATCAGAAAAGAGGGAATTTGAAAGGCAAATGGAGCAGCTGGTATTGAAACAGAAGAATTTCGAAAGTCGAATGAAGGAGTTTGAATTGAAAGAGGGGCAACTTGAAGGCAGATTGAAGGAGCATGAATTGAATGAGAGAAAGTTTAAAGGCCAAGTGAATGATTTggcatcaaaacaaaatcattacaaaaGCCGAATGAAGGAGCTTGAGTCTAAAGAGAAGCAACATGAAGACAGAGTGATGGAACTGGAATCTAAAAAGAAGCAGCTTGAAAGGGACATGGAGGAGTTCAAATTAAAAGTGAAGCCATTGAAAGAACAAGTTATGGAACTGGCCTCTAAAGAGAAGCAACTTGATGGACAAGTGAAGGAGCTGGAATCAAAAAAGAAGCTATTTGAAAGCCAAGTGAAGGAATTAGAGTCAAAAGAGAACCAACTTGTAGGCCAAATGAAAGAGTTTGCATCAAAAGAGAGGGAATTTGAAGGCCGAATGAAGGAGCAGGTGTTGAAACTGAAGCATTTCGAAAACCATTTCGAAAGCCGGATGAGTGAGCTTGAGTCGAAAGAGAAGCAACTTGAAGGCCGGTTGAAGGAGAATGAATCaaatgagagagaatttaaaggCCAAGTGAAGGAGCTGGAATCTAAAAAGAAGCATTTTGAAAGCCAGATGAAGGAGCTTGAATCAAAACAGAAGAAACATGAAGGCCAAGTGAAGGAGCATGAATCAAAAGAGAGAAAATTTGAAGGCCAAGTGAAGGAGCTACAATCTAAAACGAAGCAGGTTGAAAGCCAAGTGAAGGATTTGTTATCAAAAGAGAATCATTTCAAAAGCCGGATCAAGGACCTTGAGTTAAACGAGAAGAAACATGAAGGTCGAGTGAAGGAACACGAGTCAAAAGATAACCTACTTGTATGCCAAATGAAGAAGTTTGAATCAAAAGAGAGGGAATTTGAATGCCAAATGAAGGAGCAGGTATTGAAACAGAAGCTTTTTGAAAGCCGAATGAATGAGCTTGAGTCAAAAGAGGAGAAATTGGAAGGTCAAATGAAGGAGTTGGAATTTCAAAAGAAGCTCTTTGAAATCCGAATGAAGGAGTTGGAGTCAATAGATAACCAACTTGCAGAACGAGTGAAGGAATTTGAATTAGAAAAGAAGCATTTTGAGAGCCGACAGAAGGAGCTCGAATCTAAAGAAAATCAATTTGAAGAACAAATGAAGGTGTTCCAGTCAAAAGAGGAAGAATTCAAAGGACAAGTGAAGGTGTTTGAATCAACAGAGGAGGAATTCAAAGGCCGAGTTAAGGAGCTCGAAACAAAAAAGAAGCAATTTTTAAACCAAGTTGAGGCCTATAAATCAAAAGAGAAGCAATTTAAAGAAAGGTGGAAAGAACTCGAGTcaaaagagaataagttcaaAATACAGATCAAAGAGCTCAAGTTAAAAGAGAAGCAGTTTGAAGGACAAGTCAAAGTTCCTGAGTCAAAGCTCGATAAATTTGATGGACAACTGAAGCAGTCTGAGTTGACAGAGAAACAACATGAACcattgataaaatattttgacGAGGAAAATGAATTGG TTACATCTTACATGGATAATGCATTTAGTCCTACCATTGACGATGGAACAAGTTTGGAAACTGACATTCTAGCTAATCTGCGAGAATCATCAGATCCAGCAAAAATTGTTTTGGATATAATACAGAACCCAACTATTCCACCGTGTAAGAACGGAGACAATGTTGTGATTATTTATGAGTGCCACATCTTTCTGCTAGAACAACTGATGAGAATCTCGCCAAAACCAAATATTAAACCTTGTGTAAGAGAAGGTGCATTGAAGCTAGCACTTGATTTGAAAGCTAACATGAAAGAAAATACTGAAAATTCTTTGACGATTCTTGGTTTTCTACTGCTTTTGTCGATTTATGGACTGGTTACTTATTTCAATAAAGATGAAGTCTTGGAGCTTTTTGCATTTGTTGATCAGCACAAGATAGCCGTGGAGCTGTTTGGGACCTTTCGTTTTTGCAAATAA